From the Asterias amurensis chromosome 1, ASM3211899v1 genome, the window TCACCCTGTAGAAGGGTTAAGGAGGAGAAGTATAAACAGTTAATACTATTCAGGTCACCAGTGTTTGGAACCCAAGGTGAGGGGACAATTAGGTTTAATATGGAATTATAAATTACCAATTACTGATGTGTTTTAATGACTAAAACAAACTTAATATCTTACCGGAAATTTGAAGTAAAACAAAGTTATAAATGCGCCCAGGATGATAACGATAGCACTTGCAAAGCAGGTCCAATAGCTTGCAACTGTGTGTTTAATGCCACAGCTTATCTTGACAGTACGGGTTGAGTTGAGAAGAAGGGCTCCAAAAAGTGAACTGGAAATGTTGAAAAGGGAAAGGAGATATATGTAATTTGTCTAGCATGTTTAATTGTCGAGCGAACTGTacttttgtactttttgtactttaattttttatttcaagttttGATTTCCTTGTTTTACACTCGTTTTGTTGTCATTGTGTAAAATCATCATCCACAGTGATGATCACTAGTGATGATAAACTGATTTTTCTGCGTGTGCCCCTAAACTGTTAAAAAGCTTCATATACGACCCAATTCTTCCAGGCACCCTTAATGAATAGGCCTACTATAAAGGCGTCGAATTGTCTGGCTCagttttctttcaacacaactttGCATAATATTAACGTTGTTACAACATTGTACAGCGATGTCCCCATGCATGTTGGTGGACGAGTTGAAACTTTTGCCTCACCCTGGCGGCCCCATGCCAACAAATAGTTATGTCCGaagataaaataattaaaaaaaggtttaaagcTATTTCTTGGTAATATTTACCGCCAGTGTTTAAGATTTCACAACACTGTTTTTGGTATAACATTCGGTTTAGGCAACAACGTTGTAGAAAGGTTAAATATTGGTCTCATTGAAACATATATACTGTGTTGTGACGAGCACGTTGTATTTTGGTAATATTTAAATTCGGGCGGTCAAATTATTGGCCGTCACGTTGCATTAGCATTTTTAAACGTACTTGCCTTGTGGCTGGCAGTCACGTTGTCTACAAGTTGTTTCAATGTTGTAAACAACTTTtgggaatgaaaaaaaaatgtgtgaatttcggtttcaaaacaaattaagttaGTCTTGGATATAGGCGTAACAGTTCTCGAATGAAACTATCTGGGTGGAGAAAGGTGACACCACTGCTTatcattttgagaaagtggtGATAGTAAGATGCAAGTAAAACGAAtacttaatttaaaaatgtgttattttttgtgtatgttttttattttctacGTACCCAAGTCCAAATCCCATGGAACCATAACCGCGCTGCCATCCAAAGTCATCGGCGTGACCAACTTCATTTCTCAATGTATCCAGCGCGGCCGTGTCGCATTGTCCAGCCGACGAGAGCATTGAAACATCTACAAAGCTCGACAGAATCAAAAGTACCCAGAAAATTCGGTAAAGGCCATCTTGGTCGAACAACCAACTCTGATCAGACAGTAGAATTCTTTCCACAGACTCGGGaaattggtgtgtttgtttggcTGAGATATTACTGTCTGGTCCAATTTGTCGTTTTAACATTGTCGTGGGTGGGTCTAAATTACTATTCCCTAACACGACattcttaaataaaacaatgtcacctGACGTGCCTAAATAATCCAAAGGCTGCTGGCTGTCATCGTACGGAAGACTTATATTGAGATGAAGAAAGTCGTGTATCTGTTTTTCCATCACATCACATGGTGCCTCCGATGCAGGTGACGTTATGGAAATCAGTAACACCGCCACAGCTCCGATCACAACGCCCGAAATCGAGACGAGTTTACGGCATTGGAACCTGTCAGCGATGACCGAGATAAACGGTAAGATAGCAAAACCCACCAAGGGGCGCACAGCGTTGAGTAAGCCGACCATAAACGGGTTGAATCCAAGTTGTTTGAAATAAATGGACATGTAGGGTAGAACACATCCAAACGAGCCGAAGAGAAAAAGGTTAAATGCTTTGTAAGGCAGTAGAGACTGACGAATGTGACATCTTCCATTTTGCCCCCTCTCGGATGTTTCGCCAGTTGCGACCAGCTTCTGAGTTGTGAGATTCATGATTCTGCCATATCTTGTTACTTCTCTGCCGTACCGTATACACAAACCTCTCACTAATAATATAACCTACTATATTTGCCTATACTAGCTGGCCTCTCGATTCTTCAAAACCATTGGTTTGTGACCGGCAGTTGGATTTTATTGTACGTATGTGCAATGGGAACAGATGGGTGAGAAGTTGGCATGGTAAGTGTGGCACGTTTACTTTATATAAAGGCTATACTATACAATCACATTCCCAGGCATACCACAAttacatggtttaaaggaacacgttgccttggatcggtcgagttggtctttgaaaagcgtttgtaacagtttgttataaagtcgatatggttagaaagatattgtaaaagtagaatacaaagatccacacaaacatgcctcgaaattgcacggttttccttttacctcgtcgactaacacggtcggccatttatgggagtcaaatttttgactcccataaatggccgaccgtgttagttcgcacagtaaaaggaaaaccacgcaatttcgaggcaaacttgtgtggatcattgtattctacttttacaatatctttccaaccatatgcattttgtaacaaactgttacaaacgcttttgtatagaccaagtcgtccgatccaaggtaacgtgttcctttaatgacctGCAATGGGTAGTAAGTGCCAGGCAGGAAGTGTTTCAGGGtacagcatggaggaaggaatagatcCTTCATCCATGGGTACAGCGACTTTTGCCAAACGGTTCTTATTTGCAGAGATGTGCTTGTACATGATTTGTTTCAATACTCgggcaaaacattttttgataagaagccggtgtcagatgcaattgtgtccaccatgcaatactgtccgctccggactcccctgcatatgcaatcgtgtccggggctatgcaaaaaccttcCGGCACATGTACAACATGACTATACGTGTGCGTGTAAGctagcgtgcatgcactgaacctacgtaatCATGCAGCATGAGTATTCAAAAGCTGTAGGATTGCAGCGAacacccaacggccgaacatttcccatgtcattcatgacattcacttagcttgtaaaaaaaaaaagcgaataatgttccgtcgaccaagggcgtttaatttactgcaaggacggttttgcacgggagtggacacaactgcatatgcaaatgtgtccgggcggatacaattgcattatgcagcagcgtccaggcggacacgattgcatatgcaaaaccgtctggcggacaatattgcatatgcaataatgttctccGGATAGGATTGCATAGAGGTCATTTTTGTGAGTCGGATTTTGGGACGCGTTTGTTTGTGGTCGGTAGTGTTTTTGCTGGGGCCAGAGATGCGTATACACCCACATTCTCGTATAATAACGTCACAGGTTTGTGCTGTTTCCTCAAAGTTGTATTCAGTTGAAATTCTCAGTTTTTACTTTGATTGTTATACATTgtgtattttgcatgactttaGTCAATCAATTTAATGGAATGTGttcgttgggggggggggggggggggcggagaTGGTCTACATCGCGAAACCTAACTCTGTTCACTTGCCCGTTATTTATTAGTGCCATCAACAGTACTACATGTGTATATGCATGCAATTTAGTACGTTTGTTGTCGAGTCATGTTTCTGTAAATTTTTGACCAAGACAAGACTCATTGCCACATCATAATGCTTGCAGATATTAAAGCAATCGACGGCTTACCCCGCAATTATTCCCTTCACtacgaaattgccactgtcgtagtgcttttcaattggGGGAATTTTATTTTCTAAATTGATTCAAACAAGGGAAtctttaaaggctgtggacactattggtaattactcaaaataattattatcataaaacctttattgatttctcgagtaatggggagaggttgacagacagtttaaaacattgtgagaaacagctcgcttctaaagtaatgtagtcttcgagaaagaagtcattttccacgaattttatttcgagatcTGAAAGCgcaccaacttcgtgtgacaaggatgttttttctttcattgttatctggcaacttcgacgaccgttttgagctcaaattaatttgcacaggtttatattttatgcattatgttgagatacaccaaatgagattggggagaagacaggtctttgacaattaccaacaacgAGAAATCAGGAAAAATATATTTAAGGATGTCACTTctcaggccgtgtccgaattggcgacttcggctacagctacggctagggcgcgcgcgtctgctattcttcaacactgacagacgcgctgatctagacgtagctgtagccgaagtcgccaattcggacacggcctaaagtTCAGATAAAAATTCTCACGGGCAATTCGGTCCCCATGCCTAGCCTCAAGAGAGGGCGTAACACACTGTTGCAACAAGCAGGTTTTACTTTACTCCAATCGATTATTCTAGAATGTTCATAAACGCAGTGCTATCTTTTGAAGTGCGCACCTCTAACGACTGCTAAACAAGAGGGGAATCCCCCTATTTTGCAAGAGCATACGCGCAATACCATAGTTATGACGGTGGTGGTAATAAATTTAGGCAACGGTATTTCCCTAAAGTGGCAATATAGTACCGTAGAATGTTCGACCGTCTGCAGTAGTGACTGAAATCAGTGCTCGAGAAGGAGTCGTCCCTTTGTTCATAACAGAGTGGTAAGTCAAAACAGCCTTGTTCCACGTCGTAATGGGCAAAATAATATCCATATAGCCATATACATTACttttgactggtatttagctgttgtttgcttagcataacaattcagttgagtcttggccgttagtctgattttactgagcaaggaatttttggcttaagcaaaattttttgcttaagcagctctatgaaattgggcccaggcctaaACTAGTACAGTAGAGAGGTATTGGAGGTATTACTACATATGGAAAACTTTGACCCCATTTCGGACAGAAAATAAGCCCCTGCTCTCTCACACACCGCGTGTGTGCACCAACACACattcatgaatatgcagtgCGGTCACAGCAGCAGCAGTTCACACGATCAAACCATCTCTTGCTTGTGAGAGGTCCCACAAACACACATAAGACAAGTGTGCCCTCATCGTCCAAAAGTAGTTTTTGCATGCAGCAGCGAACAGGTTTGGGAAGGcggagcatcacaaaacaatagtatTTTCTGGCGATGGCAGGGGATTGGGAgttgagtcaagtctaagtaAAATGATGTCACATGatgcaatttacaggcaactagCTCCAGGCAATCACAAAGAAGatcattcacatttcaattttCCTGTCAAATCGTACAACAAAGTTTGAAAAATGACTCATATGCTACCAAAGTACTCcagtagcatgcactgcagttggttgcctccaagttgcctgcaaaagttgcctcatgtgagGTGACCCTAAGGGTGGCATTAGAACAAGGGGtcagtacagggcccaatttcatagagctgctaagcacgtaaatttgcttagcatgaaattcctatctcgataaaaacaggattaccaaccatatttccacatgattttcaggatgagcaaacaacagctgaataccagtaaaaagcaatatgcaacaaatggaaattgggtcagtaatcctgtttttatcaatgatgaaatttcatgctaagcgaatttgtgtgcttggcagctctatgaaattgggccctatgcTTTATGGTGGTGAAGGGCAGTGCATGTAATAAGTAATCTCTTATTTTTGTTGATTAATTGCTGTTGTTTCCACCTGGAATGGAGGTAGTTTGAGTGTGAGTTGATCGTAGTCTTTTCTTGATGGACTGGCAGGTTTTTCTAGAATTTCTTGTTCTTGAGTTTGCTCATCTTCATCATCTCTCCATGGCGGTGCTGGTTTTGGAAACATCTGGAAATTAAAACAGTGCAGACCAAAACAAGTCTACTATCAGTCTTTTTTAACTCGCCAAGTATATTAGCTTATTAGAAATAACATACGTTGCTGGCTTAGAGTCTAATAAAtaactttaaagacattggacactattggtcattgtgaATGACCAGCCAGTCttcatggtgtatctcaacaaatgcataaaatatcaaaatttgagctcaattggtcatcaaagttgcgagataataatgaggtCTAAAATCTaatgctgaggtctcaaaatcgaattcgtggtaaattatttcttcctcgaaacctacgttacttcagagggagccatttctcacaatgttttttactatcaacctctccccattaccagttaccaagtaagggtttatgctattaaattatgagtaattacgagtagtgtccactgccttttgaATTCTGGTATTAAAGGATATACTCGCCCAAAACACAAACCATGAGGTAATTTTTCTGCTTACAGTTATTTcccaaattttgtttaatgatcTTGATGCAAAAGATTTCTGGTCCagtcaaattttttaattaCCTACAACAAGCCAATTGTCTTGTGGATTTCAAACCCTGCATCAATTGATAAcagtgcaagggcaccaaagcagtTTCTCCTCGACAAAGGGCACCTActtgagtatttcaagggcaccaaggcaatgacgggggcatggaggcaatagaATCAGAACATACTTACCACTTGAATGACGACAAACCATATAAGGACAATACCACACACTGCAGCATACAGCAGGAAAGTTGTTTGTGCACCATAACTGTCCACTATGAGCCCTGAGATCAGATAGCCAGTTCCTGCACCCAGACCTTGGTGCATAGAGATAATAATTCCTTGCATTGTCCCACCACATTCTAATGGCACTGCCGCTCCCAGGTAGGACGAACAGGTGGTCCATGTCACAACGAAACTCACACCTACCGGAACaataaaatcattttaatttgctaacaaaattaataatccgATTAATTGACTTGTTATTCCCTGCGATATGCTTTACAGACataatccttttttttctcattatgtGAATGGTGTTTGATGTTGATTTTTAATTCAATATCTAGTTTATTTGAAATGGTATGTATGTGGTTATTGTGTATCTGCTACTTCTGTAGttgtacatgcatgtacatgcaTGGGCATCAGTGACATAAatgatatgggggggggggcaagcagGGACATACAACAGTTCTGGTGGGATTGAGAGAATCAAGGATGAGATTGTTCAATCCTTCGGCTGAATTCAGTCTTTTTATGTCggtctggtgaagaaaatcaaacaatatttttttctacaaataaagatatcctgctcatttttgtcTACTTTTctggtgctttggatactgtttccaaaagctcttTGTAATCTATTACCCCAGGTTACCAAacatccaagtttcagactttttcgttagtattctgactctcacccctggaaTATTAAACCCTCTTATTATTTTTCTGACTTCAACAGGCATGGTACTTCATTATGTCCTTCATTTCCTTATTGACTTACGAATAGCACTATCATAAATTATACATATTGGGAAACAGCTGCTGCTCTACAAACACAAATATAATAgttgctttataaaaaaaaaacaggatggcGAGTTTTCGATCaccttgtataaaaaaaacaacaatgataTAGGTAACAAAATCATTTGACTCACTGATGTTAAGGGTTGGGAGTCTTGGGACATTTCATTAACAAGTTTGAAATGTGGGTTTCAGAGGGACAAGTAAATGAGTTTAAGTAATGAGTTTACTGAGAAtatgaattttgatttttacccatacaccgatgtgtgttaccactgtatactcaaattactcgggtgggatttgaacccacaacccttgtaATTCTTGAGTTGACATTGTGTCATTGGTCCAGACGTCATAGACCTAATAGAAAACTAAATTTTTGTGTTCCCTTTCTGAGTCACATGCGTTTTGTCCACCACAAGACTAGGAACACTGCAAAATAACCCCCTCGTGAAAAGCTACAATGAAACTGATTAGAAAAGTATTTACCATGAAAGATGTCGATGAATACCATCGTCCAAGGTACAGTGATCAAACCGTAGTAGAGAAAGCGAAAGACGAACACCAGCAGACCGATGCTCATCAGTGGGATGTGGCCAAACTTATTAATAGCCCAGCtactaaaaaaagtaaaaccaaaCTCGGATACACAGAATAGGATACCGAGCATGCCAAGTAGACTATGCGTTGCACCTATAGAGGAATAAGAACAGAAATGTCAAATCAAAACGGCTGTTTTGAGTGGTTAaaaggcaggacagttctttacaGAACTGATAATCTAATAAACAATCTGAAAATCTATCCCGCGGTAGTAGAATGAATactatagcaagacagttctctaaagaacacaCACCATACCTGGCgagtagacacacacacacccccccccccacccacaatGTTAACGCTAACCAATTATTGATACCTatccatgcaatgcctcaaatcccattatGGTTGCTTTAAATCttgcatattttgagaaattgtgAATAAATGTTTTTTCGATAACTAAATATCCTCGtct encodes:
- the LOC139935876 gene encoding major facilitator superfamily domain-containing protein 6-like, translating into MNLTTQKLVATGETSERGQNGRCHIRQSLLPYKAFNLFLFGSFGCVLPYMSIYFKQLGFNPFMVGLLNAVRPLVGFAILPFISVIADRFQCRKLVSISGVVIGAVAVLLISITSPASEAPCDVMEKQIHDFLHLNISLPYDDSQQPLDYLGTSGDIVLFKNVVLGNSNLDPPTTMLKRQIGPDSNISAKQTHQFPESVERILLSDQSWLFDQDGLYRIFWVLLILSSFVDVSMLSSAGQCDTAALDTLRNEVGHADDFGWQRGYGSMGFGLGSLFGALLLNSTRTVKISCGIKHTVASYWTCFASAIVIILGAFITLFYFKFPKNKEEAPSSSKWAEIRQVIFSWHYGSVIFMIFIVGIAHGCIWGFLFWHLENLGATHSLLGMIGILFSVSEFGFTFFSSWAINKFGHIPLMSIGLLVFVFRFLYYGLITVPWKIVFIDIFHGVSFVVTWTTCSSYLGEAVPLECGGTMQGIIISMHQGLGAGTGFLISGLIVDSYGAQTTFLLYAAVCGIVLIWFVVIQVMFPKPAPPWRDDEDEQTQEQEILEKPASPSRKDYDQLTLKLPPFQMETTAINQQK